In one Scomber japonicus isolate fScoJap1 chromosome 6, fScoJap1.pri, whole genome shotgun sequence genomic region, the following are encoded:
- the LOC128360073 gene encoding olfactory receptor 10A3-like, which translates to MVNSTLSYFIFGAYLHVGDFKYFYFMLTVMTYIVIVIFNTSLIVVICMNRSLHEPMYLFLCSLFVNELYGSTGLFPFLLLQILSDIHTVSKAFCFLQIFCIYTYGNTEFCNLAIMSYDRYLAICYPLQYNTRMTSKKAVIFIILIWLYPFVKCLINLSLNIRLTLCGNVINSLYCHNYLVAKLACSDSKVNNIYGLFGVVLTVIVPLFPILFSYMKILKICFSGSKQTRQKAVSTCTPHLVSLLNFSFGSLFEILQSRFDMSGVSSEFRIILSLYFLIMQPLLNPIMYGLQMSKIRNTCKQLFCDKMLSGHRNTM; encoded by the coding sequence ATGGTGAATTCAACTTtatcttatttcatttttggaGCTTATCTGCATGTTGgagattttaaatatttctatttcATGTTAACTGTGATGACGTACATTGTAATTGTTATTTTCAATACATCTCTCATTGTGGTTATCTGTATGAACAGAAGCTTACATGAACCTATGTACCTTTTCCTGTGCAGCCTGTTTGTAAATGAACTGTATGGTAGTACAGGGTTGTTTCCATTCCTTCTGCTTCAGATCCTCTCGGACATTCACACTGTTTCTAAAGCTTTTTGCTTCCTGCAGATCTTCTGTATTTATACATATGGCAATACAGAATTTTGTAATTTAGCCATCATGTCTTATGACAGATATCTTGCTATCTGTTATCCTCTGCAATATAACACACGGATGACGTCTAAGAAGGCagttatctttattattttaatatggtTGTACCCATTTGTGAAATGTCTCATTAATTTATCCTTAAACATCCGTTTGACATTGTGTGGAAATGTCATAAACAGTTTGTATTGTCATAACTATCTAGTTGCTAAGTTGGCTTGTTCTGATTCCAAAGTGAATAACATTTATGGACTTTTTGGTGTTGTTCTTACCGTCATAGTCCCTCTGTTTCCAATCCTTTTCTCTTATATGAAAATTCTTAAAATTTGTTTTTCTGGTTCCAAACAGACCAGACAGAAAGCTGTCAGTACCTGCACACCTCACCTTGTTTCCCTGCTTAACTTTTCTTTTGGGAGTTTGTTTGAAATACTCCAGAGTAGATTTGATATGAGCGGTGTGTCCAGTGAGTTTAGAATCATTCTGTCTCTGTATTTCCTGATAATGCAACCACTTTTGAATCCTATCATGTATGGACTGCAAATGTCCAAAATACGAAATACATGTAAACAACTGTTCTGTGATAAAATGTTGTCCGGTCACAGAAATACTATGTAA